In a single window of the Pyrococcus sp. NA2 genome:
- the mobB gene encoding molybdopterin-guanine dinucleotide biosynthesis protein B translates to MRAVAFVGFKKSGKTTTIENVARVLKERGYRVGIVKSMHAEFDTPGTDTWRFSKVSDLVLVHARDTDALLFKAKDINALFSMMSADVILIEGFKSIKHVPKVICARTEEDVKELNDGLAIAVSGVIASSGVREVEGLPVIDGTKEPEKLADIVLSRGFMLPNIDCGLCGFNCAEMAKLIVKGEKSVKDCVVLSSKPKVVVRIDGQSLPLKDWVQELIEKTIKGMLSAMKGYREGKRIEIIINEV, encoded by the coding sequence ATTAGGGCCGTTGCCTTCGTTGGTTTCAAGAAGAGTGGAAAGACAACTACAATAGAGAACGTTGCGAGAGTTTTGAAGGAAAGGGGTTATAGAGTTGGAATAGTCAAGAGCATGCATGCAGAGTTCGATACTCCGGGGACGGATACGTGGAGATTTTCAAAGGTTTCCGACCTGGTTTTGGTTCACGCTAGGGACACTGATGCTTTACTGTTCAAGGCAAAGGATATTAATGCTTTGTTTTCGATGATGTCAGCGGATGTCATACTAATTGAAGGGTTTAAGTCGATAAAGCATGTCCCAAAGGTAATATGTGCTAGAACTGAGGAAGATGTTAAGGAATTGAACGATGGTCTTGCAATAGCCGTTAGTGGCGTTATAGCGTCAAGTGGGGTAAGAGAGGTGGAAGGATTGCCCGTGATAGATGGAACAAAGGAGCCAGAGAAACTTGCTGATATAGTTTTAAGCAGAGGATTCATGTTACCTAACATAGATTGTGGACTCTGCGGTTTTAACTGTGCAGAAATGGCCAAGTTGATAGTGAAGGGAGAAAAGAGTGTGAAAGATTGCGTTGTTTTGAGTTCCAAACCAAAGGTTGTGGTTAGAATAGATGGACAGTCACTTCCCCTTAAAGATTGGGTCCAAGAACTCATTGAAAAGACAATAAAGGGAATGTTGTCGGCGATGAAGGGGTATAGAGAAGGGAAGAGAATTGAGATAATAATCAACGAAGTTTGA
- a CDS encoding LSm family protein encodes MESLLEKVLTEWKGHRIAVTVGSEHSFTGILEDFDEETMLLRDVVDYLGNKGKAMIVSLDDVSWVMLID; translated from the coding sequence GTGGAGAGCTTACTTGAAAAAGTTCTCACAGAATGGAAAGGTCACAGGATTGCCGTGACCGTTGGTAGCGAGCATTCATTTACGGGAATTCTAGAGGATTTTGATGAGGAGACGATGCTCCTTAGGGATGTAGTTGATTATCTTGGGAACAAGGGAAAGGCGATGATAGTTTCACTTGATGATGTGAGTTGGGTGATGCTGATTGATTAG
- the fba gene encoding class I fructose-bisphosphate aldolase yields MDALQSLGIRRRLKRFFRRDRRALIFALDHGFEHGPTDFEPVWDHVNPKVIIRKVVRAGIDGVMMLPGLARIAGDEVKPNVGLMIKLTSKTNLRPKPEQLIQSQLAFVDDAIKLGADAVAATVYWGSPQEDAMMRQFAEIASYAHDLGIPVVQLAYPRGPHIDEKYGRKEDYRVVMYGARAAAEIGADMIKTYWTGSRESFAKVVDAAAGVPVLLSGGAKTENPLEFLKIVWEVIEAGGSGAVVGRNIFQRENPEPMVRAIIRVIHRNEDPEEAAKAEGLI; encoded by the coding sequence ATGGATGCCCTGCAAAGCTTAGGCATTAGGAGAAGATTGAAGAGATTCTTCAGAAGAGATAGAAGAGCCCTAATATTTGCCCTAGATCATGGATTTGAACATGGACCTACGGATTTTGAACCAGTTTGGGATCATGTCAATCCTAAAGTAATTATAAGAAAAGTCGTGAGGGCCGGGATAGATGGCGTCATGATGCTTCCTGGGCTTGCAAGGATAGCTGGGGATGAAGTTAAACCAAACGTTGGTCTAATGATAAAGCTCACTAGTAAGACGAATCTAAGGCCAAAACCAGAGCAATTAATTCAGAGCCAACTTGCCTTCGTCGATGATGCAATTAAGCTCGGGGCAGATGCAGTGGCCGCAACGGTTTACTGGGGCTCTCCTCAGGAAGATGCCATGATGAGACAGTTTGCGGAGATAGCCAGTTACGCTCATGACCTTGGAATTCCCGTAGTTCAACTTGCATATCCAAGAGGGCCCCACATTGATGAAAAGTACGGGAGAAAGGAAGACTATAGGGTTGTCATGTACGGAGCCAGAGCCGCTGCCGAGATAGGGGCGGACATGATAAAAACTTACTGGACTGGATCCAGGGAAAGCTTTGCTAAAGTTGTAGATGCGGCTGCAGGTGTCCCCGTTCTCTTAAGTGGAGGAGCAAAGACCGAAAACCCATTGGAATTCTTAAAGATTGTATGGGAGGTCATAGAGGCCGGAGGTTCGGGAGCCGTAGTTGGAAGAAACATATTCCAAAGGGAGAATCCAGAGCCCATGGTGAGGGCTATCATTAGGGTAATTCATAGAAATGAGGACCCAGAAGAAGCAGCGAAAGCTGAAGGGCTCATATAG